The sequence CAAATCCCGACATATTGAAGAAGACGCGAAAGGATCGATCTTTGGGTCGAATCTCTCGGCGAGGAGCGCGTGGACGAAGGAGTTGGATCCGCCGGCGATGATCGGAAGCTTTTTACGGGAGATTATGTCGGAAACGGCGTTTGAAGCGTCTGCACGAAAATCTCCGGCGGTGAGTTCGCCGTCTTCGGAGGGGAGGTAACCGAGGAGGTGGTGAGGAACGCCGCGACGGTCCGGGAAGGTAATCTGGTTGGTGGTGATCTCCAGTCCTTCGTAGACTTGGATTTTGTCGGAGTTTATGATCTCTGAAGGGAAACGAGTGGCGAGATCGACTGAAAGACGTGACTTTCCGGCGCCGGTTGCTCCTAAGATGACGACGATCTTGTCTTTTCGGTTTCTCGGTCGTGACTGCTCCATGCGTACGGAGACAGGTCTGTGGTTACTTTGTCGTGTTCGTCGATGGGTGAAGGGAAGAAGGGAATGTGAGGAGAAGGACGGTGACGGTGACGTCGTGGTGAAGCGATCGGAGATTGTTGGGAGGAAGTTGAGTTCTGTCATTACCATGGAAagagacaaaaaaacaaaaacaaaaacaaaaagtctGTGTCTTTTTTTCGTGTACGGGTTTGGTTATGTTTTGTAACGATGCACCACActacaatctctctctctctctctctctcggagcTTCGCTTCAATGGAGGAGGTGGCCGAAAACTAATGCGTTACTACTTCTCTCGCTCTTGTGTTTTTGCTTCGGTTTATTGGGTTTGGAGAGGGTTTAGGAGAAACAAATCAtgaaattatgtttaaaattttataaaaataagccAAATTACATGATTAatcagagagtttttttttttttgtctctagACCTGAATAGAACCtagaaaacaacaaaagaaaatgttaaTTTCAGGTATATTATATTAGTACCTTTCAGTACAAgcttattttctaattttttttgtttcctgaCATTTTAAtgattgtttgtttttattgtttttcagTGTGTTCCATCATTAGAGTATAGTACTAATAAACAAGGACAAGCTGagtctatttataattttatccaaaaaaaaatgatagatcATCCAAATGGCAAAAAGGGAATAAATAACTTTGGGTTTAAAAACGCAGATGAGTGCCACGTGTTGGGGACTGAAGTTTATGGGGTGAGCAATGGGAAGAACACAATGGTGAAGGTGTGTGCGCAAGAGAGACGCGTGGGGGGATTCATTGGGCTATTGCGAGCGTGAATTACAACATCACATGCTTCTTAACAACTCTCTAATTGTGTGTTTCCACGTTCTTTAAGCTCTACACGCACCTACAATCTTCATAGATAAGTATTAGCTTACAAGCAATGATCCAAATAGctctctcttttctctaaaCCGAGAGAGTTTTTATATCGAAAGTTTGTACTTTCTATGTTTCTTCCGAATACCAAGAGGTCCATAACACATCGTATGGCTTTAATTGCGAGCATAGAATCTAAACTTTAGATTTTCATTCTGCTTGATTTCCCGTCTTTTTACTTGGTATGAAACATTCTCAACTTCATTTCGTAAAGAAAAAACTTTGATTGGTTATATGTTTATGTTGTTTATCATtcacatatttatgttttacagtttttgaattaatataaGGTTCTAGATCTAAAGGCTCGCAAATTATTTTAGGAAGATGCATAACCATTTCAACATCTATTATGAAAACTTCTCCATCAAATATTATCAacaaggaagttgaaaaaaCTTTAATTGTTGATTTCTTAACCACATTGTCTCAAGTTAGTGGATTTAAGAATCTTTCTCTCTTCACTGTACTAGATGATGAGGATCAAGCCACCAATGAACCAATAAATTTGCTCGGTTTGACAAGGAGTGGAAAAGAGACAAAATCTCATATCAAATACCAAGATTTGGAAGGGAAAACAATGTAAAAGAGATGTAAGCATGATTGGCGCGGCGGTCGTGGTTCGTGGTACTACTCGCTAGTTGCTCTTTCTCATTTTATTTTGGTTCATCTCTTGTGCTTTAGAAGTTCCAAGGTATAAAGtaattatatatgaaatatattcaTGTAAGCTTTTTCTCTATAAAGTTATTAAACCTTagcttataaatatttatatttttaagaaagaaagaaagatgtgTAACCATGTTAAATTACATCTCCTAAAGAGAGCATATCATTTCTAACGAGAATCAAACATATGACCATTTGTACACTGTCAACTTTTCGTTGGATACAATTTCACTGTTATGATaaagaagataaaaagaaaCGTATCTTTTAGCAATTATAGTTAAGAGGTTTCAACGAATTATTTTATCATACCGGATTAtggatattaattattttccttTTCCATTATTCTCAGTTATTTTGTATTTCCATTTAATCAAACTTTTTACCatcatatttttgtagaaaaCAAATCTTTCCTTGACGATATTTTGTATAGTCTGTTTGTACCGAGTTTTGGGTGTTTAGCCGATTTACAAATAGGAAAAGAAGcagtgaaaaaaaaatggtgAAAGCAAGTTCACCGGAAAAGTACAAGTCGGcgagaagaagaagtaaaaccctaattctagccaCCAAGAGTCTGTGTAATTGATTTCAGATTGTTTTCTCAGcgttcttttgtttctttctatAGTTGATTTTCGCCAGTGATTACCCTAGGTCGCTCTATTTCATGGGCCTCGGCACGTTGGGCTGAGCGATTAGGCCGTCGGGCTTGAGCCGCTAAGTCGGTATACTTTTAGTCGCTTGCGTCACTCGGGTAAAAGTAGTCACAAGCCGAGCTGTTTTTTTGTCGCGTGGCTCCGAGAGCTGAGCTAACACCGAATTATATATAATGGGCCGGATATGCTATCTGATGGGCCTGATGAAAGGAAGTAATCCACCTCCTATAGTACCTTCTATCTGATGGGTCCAATAGAAAGATGTAATCCACTTCCTacatagtcttttttttttttcgctgAATGATTTCAGATGGCGTTGAGTGAAAAGATTGAATATCTAAGTTAAGAACTTAAGATATTGAGCGTGTGACTAAACGAACAACAGCTGCGTATAAGCATCCGAATTATTGTATCTTTCCACAAAGGAATTAAGAACTCTGCAATATAGCTTTAGTCTTTAGGCTTATGCAGGATTCGAACTTTATATCAAGAGACTCAATATTGACAAAGTCCACACGGACTTTTACGTTTTACCACGACTTCAAATGTCATATAACATGCATACTTCATAAAATAGTTAATACGCTAATAACAGTCACTTGAACTGCATGCTATTGTATTCCTCGTACGTTTCACACATATGATATTTCTTGATAACTACGTACGTTACGCACGTTGTGAAATTGTCATTAAACTTACTCTATACGATAAACATATCGCCAATAGGAATAATCTATATGCGCTTACGTTGAAGCAaggttgtttcttttgtttggtcGGAGGCTGATGATGTCGACGTATGCTACTATCATATGATCGACCATCTATCTAGCTACTCCTTGTGggcaataaaacataaaataatatacgattagttattttataaatggtATGCCAGTCTTTCCGCAAAGTCAACGGCTTCTCTAATCCaatacaagaaaatataatatttattaacactaatcaggtttcttattttatatacttCACTAAAACTTCCCTTTCATCCACATTATCATCAactattatatgatttaaaccGACATTAATCCAACTAAACTGAAATTAAAAATTCACATATCTAACAAATTATATGATATAATAGTCCAAACTGCCCCCTACAAGATGTCAACCGATTCAGATGGATACATAACTTACGTATACACAAATGGTTTTATTAGCTTTGAAATTCACAGTCATTGCTgaccaaaataaagaaaaccatGCACTCTTTAGATATAAACATATACAGCGAAACACACATCTCTATCTATGAATATAATCAATCATCAATTCTTGAATTGACAAAAGATTTAAATTCTCATGCATGCGTGCCTAAAACTGTACGGGCAAATATCGATGATCTTGTATGTGAATTATCTAAGTTTGTAATAACGGCACCCAGCAAATTTGAAAAACCTACAATGACAAGGCAAGCAAAAAAAGAGCGTATGGCGAGATATTAATTATTACCAAAAGTTGGAAAAAAAGAGATTAATTATTAGAAAAACTTGagaaataaaatttgataaatgacAAAGAAACGTTGGACAGAGCCTCCACTTGGCTTCGCCACAACTCAACGCCACGGTGCACACATCATCCGGAACTGTATCTAATTAATGTTAAACCAGTGGCTGTAATCATGATTAAGTGCCGTAGGTCTTGTCTCTTGTGGAAATATATAGATTATAGTCTTAAGTTcgtttgatataatatatataataatacaaaTACATCCAAAAAGTGTAGCGCTAAAACTGAACTCATAGAATAATCATTGCTTATATTAAACAAGTCAGTGATCTGAtgtatcaaaatatcaaattatataaaaatattccaTAGGTACTTTAATTAAAATCACAATAAAATggccattttttcttttaatataaatactaaAACCCGTAAATGGGTAATCGAAAACAGTAACATAATGGCAGTGCTATATTACAGGAAGTAAAGCAAAAGGGAACCAACAACAATAACATAAAGAggaattgacaaaaaaaaacaagtaaaagagaaaaaatcaaGAGGGGAGGGGGGAGGAAAGGAAGACTATGGAGGCAAGCCTCCTCTTCCGATAAATATCGGCGGTAGTAGATTCAAATGTTTCAGATTTCACTAAGGCCGGAGTGTCCAAACCCGCCTTTAGATCCGTTTTCGTTATATCATCATAGAAATCATTTTGGAGGCGTTCCGCGGCCACCGACACcgtattctaaaaaaaaaagactcctGAAACCCCAACTGCCATAAGTCGCCATAGAGTATCGCTGCTTCACAGTTCGAGCGACCACATGCTTACCATAAATTTATAACCATTATACGAGTCATACAAAATGTTAATAATGTTTAAAATCGCAACCATCCAAATCTGTAAACTATGGCAACTGCATCTCCAACCGTTATGTTTACACCGGTCAGATCTTAAATGGTAAAAGTTTCAACAAAATTtctaattaaacattttttgtgTTACtgtgaattcaaattagtttaTTAAACATACCATCACCGCTAGAACTGTCACCAAAAAGAATTGTCTCCAACAATAAAGATGCTGCTCTTTTGGAATATACTAACGTTAATAATCAAGGAGATTATATGTACTGCTCCACAGAAACAACATGcactatagaaaaaaaaagaataacgtAATAATACTTGTGATGTATATTTCACATATTGCTTATTCGATTTTCATTATATAGCTTTAAAAAGAATGATACGTCGGGTCTTGTAATTTATTAAAGTTGAGAACGGGGTTTAGCTACCAAatgatgtattttttttgtcagcaccaAATGAtgtaatagaaaataaaaaaaggaaaaacatgtTGTGGACATGGAAACTCGGTTGAAGGTACGTTTCACGTTTCGGAAACGTTTCAGAATCGGAATCTCTCGGAAACTTGCAGAAACGCATTGGAAACTCGTTTCTTAAAAAATCTCAGTTTAGAAACTTAGTGGAAACTCGTGTTTCTGTTTTGGAAACTCGTGTTTCTGTTTTGGAAACTCGCATTTCTGTTCTGGAAACGCTAGAACTTTCCGGAATTGATTATGATTTGctgttatgatttttattttagttaatttatttaatatttaagtacttgatttttgttattttaaactttttatatgattttgatatTTAATGATGACTTTTTCGTATGATTAAATAAAATAgctatttgtttatttgtattcTAAGATATACTAAACATAATATTAATTAGttacatctatatatatatatatatatgtgtgtgtatttaTAGACGTTTGTAAAGCGTttccaaagcaaaaaaaatcaaaaatcacgTTTCTACGTTTCGAAACGTTTCGTCTCTGCGTATCTGTTTCCGTTTCCATGCAACCTAGGTGGATACAAATTGTATTATTCAAAAGTTTACAAGGCAAACACAACATTATGATGATGTCCATTAAATTGTggagttatatttattttaatataatgtataGAAAAAAGAATATAAGTTTCTCTGCAAATTGAGCATCCACATGCTGCCATGCTAtgcctctccacacgcgtgtTTGAGACCCAAACAAAAGTACGGCATAGTTTAATCTCcctaaatcaaaattaaatgcgttgataaaaaaaatattaaggaaAACTAACAGTAACAACcttctcatatttttttcttgttacataaATCCATACTGATTTACCGGTTTACCATGATCAAATTTCAATAGACtaatatttgagatttttaCAAGACATTTGGTCATCGTAGAGTTGGAAGGCCAAAATTTGAGTTTTTACAATTCGATTTGCGGTCACAGTTCTCCACAAAATGAATTATTAGCAAGtttctgtaatttttatttttaaatgtcaaACATCAATGAGTTGTTAGAAGGGTTCATTAAACTCAACATcacaaattttaaagaaaatcattttataGTATACAATGTATTTAccatttatgtatataattaattttgattttttttttttcgaaacaaACTAGCTAGCAACAATTATACTATTGAAAAGAGGT is a genomic window of Brassica napus cultivar Da-Ae chromosome A2, Da-Ae, whole genome shotgun sequence containing:
- the LOC106420240 gene encoding adenylate isopentenyltransferase 1, chloroplastic, with the translated sequence MVMTELNFLPTISDRFTTTSPSPSFSSHSLLPFTHRRTRQSNHRPVSVRMEQSRPRNRKDKIVVILGATGAGKSRLSVDLATRFPSEIINSDKIQVYEGLEITTNQITFPDRRGVPHHLLGYLPSEDGELTAGDFRADASNAVSDIISRKKLPIIAGGSNSFVHALLAERFDPKIDPFASSSICRDLRYDSCFVWVDVSEPVLFEYLLKRVDEMMGSGMFEELSGFYDPVKASRARFGIRKAIGVPEFDGYFKMYPPEKEVKWDSGRRTAYDKAVEDIKENTLRLARRQVWKIERLREAGWDIKRVDATASFRAVMMSSSSSREWREIWEEQVLEPSVKIVNRLLVED